AGATCAAAGCGCTGAAGCCAGCGCTTCAACTGCCGGATGCCCAACTCGGCATTGGCAAAACGGTGGGTCTCCCCGCCGGGCAGAACGTGGATGTCGAGCCAGCTCTTGCTGACGTCGATTCCCACGGTAGACTTGCCTTCGGTCTCTTGTTTGGACGCTTCCTTGCCTTGCATACGGGACTTCCTCCCCAGCATCTGTTCAGGACAAGAGCCAGAGGACGGCCGGACCATGCTCTCCCGCGGTGCTGAGCCAAAGGGTGAAACGGTCCCGGACATCCGCGTCGAGGCCGGTGGCCACCGGCCTCGACGCACCTCTCAGCCTGCGCTGAGTCGGTCCCGCAAACATGCAAGGGTGGCGGCGCATAGCGAGTGCGAACGCATCTCGCGTTCGCTCGATGCTATGAGGCGCCGGGTGAGGGTCTGAAGAGGGCCGGCCCTTCATTTCGATCGGGAATGCACGTCCAGCACCGACGCAACCACCCTCACCCGGCCGCTCCGCGGCCACCCTCTCCCGCGAAGGCGCGGGAGAGGGTTTGCGCGCAGCGTTTCGCATCATGCCCTATTCGCCATTCGCCACTCGCCATTCGCCACTTCCCCTCCCGCCATTGACCGGCCGGCCGGACCTGGCTTATGAGCAGGCCCATGATGAACACCCCGCGCACCACCGGTCTCTATTACGCCCCGCCCTTGTAGCGGGAGGTGTATCGTCATCCTTCAACCGCTGCGTCGCCAGCGGTTGATCCAGACGGAAGGCCCCTGACCTCGCAGTTTTCTCCCGAGGTCAGACCATGTCGCGACATCCCGAAATTTCGTTTCCCCCGCCGCGCCGCCGGAGCCTCGGCCTGATCGGCTTCGGCGCCTTCGGCCAATTGATGGCGCGCCATCTCAGGCCGCATCTCGACCTGACGGCTTATGACCCGGCCCTGCCGCCGGGGGCCTCGGCCGAACATCCTGATGTCCGCCTCGGCGGCCTCGCCGCGGCCGCCGGCTGCCCGATCGTCGTGCTCGCCATGCCGGTCAGCCGCATCGCCGAGACCGTCGCCGCCATCCGCCCGCATTTGCAGCCGGGCGCGCTGGTGCTCGATGTCGGGTCGGTGAAGACCTTGCCGGCCGCCATCATGGCCGAGGGCCTGCCCGGCGACGTCGACATCGTCGCGACCCATCCGCTGTTCGGGCCGCAGAGCGCGCGTCACGGCATCGCCGGGCTGAAGATCGCTGTCTGCCCGGTCCGCGGCCGGCGCGGCGGCGAGGTCACCGCCTTCCTGTCGGACGTGCTCGGCCTGACCGTCATCGAGACGACGCCGGAAGCCCATGACCGCGAGCTGGCCGTTGCCCAGGGCCTGACCCATCTCATCGCCAAGGTGCTGGTGCGCATGGAGCCGCTGCCGTCGGCCATGACCACCCGTTCCTTCGACCTGATCATGCAGGCGGTCGACATGGTCCGCCATGACGCCCCGGAAGTGTTCCAGGCGATCGAACAGTCCAATCCTTACGCCGCGGCGCTGCGTCGGCGCTTTTCCGACCTGGTCGCCGAACTCGATGCCGAGCTCGGCGCGCCTGCCGGCCCGTCGCCCGGGGACGCGACGCGGGGCAGCCCGGCTTTGACAGCGACCGGACCCAGCCGCCACCATTGGCTGAACAAGGCCGAAGCCGCAGCGGACGGCACGGCGTGAGGCTGGGGGCGGGCATGGGCGAGATCTTCGGGACCGGTGGGCTCAGCTTCGCAGCGCAAGCCGATTGGGCCAGGCTGCCGGACGAGATCCGCCTCGGCGATGTCGCCGGCATCGCCATCGACCGGCGCGACCGGGTCTATCTGTTCAACCGGGGCGACCATCCCGTCGTCGTGCTCGACCGCCAAGGCAGCCTCGTCGACAGCTGGGGCCAGGACATCTTCTCCAATGCCCACGGCGCCCATATCGGTGCCGACGACTGCCTCTACCTGACCGACAATGGCGACCACACGCTCCGCAAGTTCAGCCTCGACGGCAAGCTCCTGCTGACGATCGGCGAGCCGAAGCGGCCCGCGCCTTTCATGAGCGGCCGGCCATTCTGCCGCTGCACCCATTCGGCGCTGTCGCCCAAAGGCGAGATCTACGTCTCCGACGGTTACGGCAATGCCGCGATCCATAAATTCGCGCCCGACGGCCGCCACCTCCTGTCCTGGGGGC
This portion of the Phreatobacter stygius genome encodes:
- a CDS encoding prephenate dehydrogenase/arogenate dehydrogenase family protein; this encodes MSRHPEISFPPPRRRSLGLIGFGAFGQLMARHLRPHLDLTAYDPALPPGASAEHPDVRLGGLAAAAGCPIVVLAMPVSRIAETVAAIRPHLQPGALVLDVGSVKTLPAAIMAEGLPGDVDIVATHPLFGPQSARHGIAGLKIAVCPVRGRRGGEVTAFLSDVLGLTVIETTPEAHDRELAVAQGLTHLIAKVLVRMEPLPSAMTTRSFDLIMQAVDMVRHDAPEVFQAIEQSNPYAAALRRRFSDLVAELDAELGAPAGPSPGDATRGSPALTATGPSRHHWLNKAEAAADGTA